The following are from one region of the Hymenobacter radiodurans genome:
- a CDS encoding DUF502 domain-containing protein, whose product MRKLFNYFLNGFLIVAPVGLTIYILFATIRWLDSLFRMDNVPPGMGLLTAIVLLTIVGFVAKSFMVRPFLIIAERVLHRTPLVSIIYSSLKDLFDAFVGDNQKFNCPVVMCVNQEAKIFKMGFVTQENMEPANRPDLVAVYCPHSYNFSGELFLVPKENVTFLELPSSEVMKFVVSGGVSRL is encoded by the coding sequence ATGCGCAAACTCTTCAACTACTTCCTCAATGGCTTTCTGATTGTGGCGCCAGTTGGCCTCACCATCTACATTCTATTTGCCACCATTCGGTGGCTCGATAGCCTGTTCCGCATGGACAATGTGCCTCCCGGCATGGGCTTGCTGACCGCCATTGTGCTCCTGACCATTGTGGGCTTTGTCGCTAAGTCTTTCATGGTGCGGCCCTTCCTGATTATTGCCGAGCGAGTGCTGCACCGCACACCCCTAGTAAGCATCATTTATTCCAGCCTTAAAGACCTGTTTGATGCCTTTGTGGGCGATAATCAGAAGTTCAACTGCCCTGTTGTCATGTGTGTAAATCAGGAAGCCAAGATTTTCAAAATGGGGTTTGTCACGCAGGAAAACATGGAGCCCGCCAACCGCCCCGACTTAGTAGCCGTGTACTGCCCACACTCCTACAACTTTTCCGGCGAGCTATTCCTGGTGCCCAAAGAGAATGTCACTTTCCTGGAGCTACCCAGCAGTGAGGTAATGAAGTTTGTGGTATCGGGGGGCGTTTCGCGGCTGTAA
- a CDS encoding 4-hydroxy-3-methylbut-2-enyl diphosphate reductase, which translates to MNITIDKNSGYCFGVEFAIQMAEDELENESTLYCLGDIVHNRMEVERLHQRGLRIIDREQLQQIHDSKVLIRAHGEPPETYELALRNNLELIDASCPVVLKLQNRVKHAYDVSQRQEGQIVIYGQPGHAEVTGLAGQTGNRALIVMTEADLDQIDFARPVTLFSQTTKSTAGFYRMKQLIEDRIAAAGGSLDSFDANDSICRQVSNREPALAKFAVEHDVIVFVSGRKSSNGKALFSVVNQTNPRSYFIENDQDINDEWFVGANSVGICGATSTPMWLMQRVAARIEQVALEAV; encoded by the coding sequence ATGAACATCACTATCGATAAAAATTCCGGCTATTGTTTTGGCGTTGAGTTCGCCATTCAGATGGCCGAGGATGAGCTAGAGAACGAATCGACTTTATATTGCTTGGGCGATATTGTGCACAACCGCATGGAAGTGGAGCGTCTGCACCAACGCGGCCTGCGCATCATCGACCGCGAACAGCTTCAGCAGATACACGATAGTAAAGTACTGATACGAGCCCACGGAGAGCCACCGGAGACCTACGAACTGGCCCTGCGCAATAACCTGGAATTGATCGATGCTTCGTGCCCTGTGGTGCTGAAGCTGCAAAACCGCGTAAAGCATGCCTATGATGTAAGCCAGCGGCAGGAAGGTCAGATTGTCATTTACGGACAGCCGGGTCATGCCGAAGTTACTGGCTTAGCTGGCCAAACCGGCAACCGTGCCCTGATTGTGATGACCGAAGCTGACCTCGACCAGATTGACTTCGCTCGCCCCGTTACGCTGTTTAGCCAAACGACGAAGAGCACCGCCGGCTTCTACCGCATGAAGCAGCTAATTGAAGACCGCATTGCTGCCGCTGGGGGTAGCTTGGACAGCTTCGACGCCAACGACAGTATTTGCCGTCAGGTAAGCAACCGCGAGCCCGCACTAGCAAAGTTCGCCGTGGAACACGATGTAATCGTGTTTGTAAGCGGCCGTAAAAGCTCCAATGGCAAAGCACTGTTTTCGGTGGTTAACCAGACGAATCCGCGGAGTTACTTCATCGAAAATGATCAGGATATTAATGATGAATGGTTTGTGGGGGCCAATTCTGTCGGGATATGTGGGGCTACCAGCACGCCAATGTGGCTGATGCAGCGCGTAGCCGCCCGCATCGAGCAAGTAGCTTTGGAGGCCGTATAG